In one Bombyx mori chromosome 4, ASM3026992v2 genomic region, the following are encoded:
- the LOC101744474 gene encoding EGF domain-specific O-linked N-acetylglucosamine transferase has product MTKQIEFLCFLLFPIHTLSINFNELNLPPQHIPFVFNAFPEIAETCNSEQSCPFKSSLGAKSCWGYERDCDKKSSYHVRPVCPGDHRGWVKTKEAQYDTFYTQADFGYVKEQIDDLMVMCEALYPDDTSLECSKYLRFCRGRNIMLNFTGLVGRGDNLRYKTDILSAGQIGGYCKFYSDRLMKEAEHMSALQSWGPEMVNFVKTPKKPIADGMCDIVIDKPTYIMKLDAAVNMYHHFCDFFNLYASLHVNSTHPSTFTRNNHILVWETFTYDSAFKDAFKAFTENPIWDLKRFRGKVVCFKNAVFPLLPRMIFGLYYNTPLIYGCERSGLFHAFSKHILHSLNIKLHMRTDDRVRVTLLSRGTTYRSILNEKEIVDALLKEDGYYVQRVVYDRTVSFTKQLEITHNTDVFIGMHGAGLTHLLFLPDWAAVFEIYNCEDPNCYADLSRLRGLKYVTWEDKSKLVQQDEGHSPGGGSHAKFTNYSFDVKEFLRLVAKCAEYVRNRQDFQNFVEASLIKMHEEL; this is encoded by the exons ATGACGAAACAGAttgaatttttatgttttttattatttcccaTTCACACACTATCAATTAActttaatgaattaaatttgCCTCCGCAACATATTCCATTCGTTTTTAATGCATTTCCTGAAATTGCTGAAACCTGCAATTCGGAACAAAGCTGCCCTTTCAAGAGTTCGCTGGGTGCAAAATCGTGTTGGGGTTATGAACGAGACTGTGATAAAAAATCCTCGTATCATGTGCGCCCAGTGTGTCCTGGCGATCACAGAGGTTGGGTTAAAACGAAAGAAGCCCAATATGATACGTTTTACACACAAGCAGATTTTG gtTATGTTAAAGAACAAATCGACGATTTGATGGTGATGTGTGAAGCACTATACCCTGATGATACATCGCTTGAATGCTCAAAATATCTTAG GTTCTGCAGGGGAAGAAATATAATGCTGAATTTTACTGGCCTTGTGGGTCGTGGTGATAATTTGAGATATAAAACTGATATTCTCAGTGCTGGACAAATAG gTGGCTACTGTAAGTTCTATTCAGATAGACTTATGAAGGAGGCAGAACATATGAGTGCATTACAGTCATGGGGTCCAGAAATGGTGAATTTCGTCAAAACTCCTAAAAAGCCAATAGCAGATGGAATGTGTGACATTGTCATAGATAAACCAACTTACATCATGAAACTTGATGCTG ctgTTAATATGTATCATCATTTTTGTGACTTTTTCAATTTGTATGCATCGCTACACGTAAATTCCACACATCCATCAACATTTACTAGAAACAATCATATTCTAGTTTGGGAAACATTTACATATGATTCTGCATTCAAAGACGCTTTTAAGGCGTTCACTGAGAATCCGATTTGGGATTTAAAGAGGTTTAGAGGAAAAGTTGTCTGTTTTAAAAATGCAGTGTTCCCGCTTCTGCCAAGAATGATTTTTGGTCTCTACTACAACACACCTCTA ATATACGGATGCGAAAGAAGTGGATTGTTTCATGCCTTTTCTAAACACATACTGCATTCTTTGAATATAAAACTGCATATGCGTACCGATGATAGAGTAAGAGTTACTCTCCTATCGAGAGGAACCACATATAGGTCAATTCTAAATGAGAAAGAAATTGTAGATGCTTTGCTCAAAGAAGATGGTTATTATGTCCAACGCGTTGTCTATGACAGGACAGTTTCATTCACAAAGCAGCTAGAAATAACTCACAATACTGATGTGTTCATTGGAATGCATGGAGCCGGTCTGACACATTTACTGTTCTTACCTGATTGGGCAGCGGTAtttgaaat ATACAATTGTGAAGATCCTAACTGCTATGCTGATTTAAGTAGACTTCGAGGACTCAAATACGTAACATGGGAAGATAAATCAAAACTTGTCCAACAAGATGAG ggtCATAGTCCCGGTGGTGGTTCACATGCAAAGTTCACCAATTATTCGTTTGACGTCAAAGAATTCTTGAGGTTGGTCGCGAAGTGTGCCGAGTACGTGCGCAACAGACAAGACTTTCAGAACTTCGTTGAAGCGTCTCTTATTAAAATGCACGAAGAATTATAG